CAGCGCCTCGCGCTTGGGCTTGACGTCGCTGGCCTTGATCTGGGCGATCAGTTCCTGCAGCACATCCTTGACATTGCCGACGATGGGAATGTCCACCTTGACGCGCTTCGAGATCGACGACGGGTCGATGTCGATGTGGATGATCTTGCGCGCCTGGGCCGTGAAGTGCGCCGGGTTGCCGATCACGCGGTCGTCGAAGCGGGCGCCGATGGCGATCAGCACGTCGCAGTTCTGCATGGCCATGTTGGCTTCATACGTGCCGTGCATGCCGAGCATGCCGACGAACTGCTTGTGCGTGCCCGGGAACGCGCCCAGGCCCATCAGCGTGTTGGTCACCGGGTGGCCGGTCAGTGCCGCCAGCTCGCGCAGCTCGTCGCTGGCATTGGCCAGCACCACGCCGCCGCCCGAGTAGATGTACGGGCGCTCGGCGCCCTGCAGCAGCGCCACGGCCTTGCGGATCTGGCCCGAGTGGCCCTTGTTGACCGGGTTGTACGACCGCATGTCCACCGCCTTCGGGTACTCGAAGCGGCAGGCATTGCGCGACACGTCCTTCGGGATGTCCACCACCACAGGGCCGGGACGGCCCGTGGCGGCGATGAAGAACGCCTTCTTGATCGTCGCGGCCAGGTCGCGCACGTCCTTGACCAGGAAGTTGTGCTTGACGATGGGGCGCGTGATGCCGACGGTATCGCACTCCTGGAACGCGTCCTGGCCAATGGCGTGGGTCGGCACGTTGCCGGTGATCACCACCATCGGGATCGAGTCCAGGTAGGCCGTGGCGATGCCGGTCACGGCATTGGTCACGCCGGGGCCCGAGGTCACCAGGGCGACGCCGACCTTGCCGGTCGCGCGGGCATAGCCATCGGCGGCATGCACGGCGGCCTGCTCGTGGCGCACCAGGATGTGTTCGAATTTCTTTTGCTTGTGGAGCTCGTCGTAGATATAGAGCACTGCGCCGCCGGGGTAGCCCCAGACGTACTCGACGCCTTCTTCGGCAAGTGCATTGACGAGGATTTCCGCTCCGATCATTTCGCGAGCGGAGGATGAATTGCTGTCTGCGTGGGAGAATTCCGCGCTGGGCATGTTCATTTCAGTCCTTTGCAATTTTCGGCAAAAAATTGTTTGGATGCTCTCTGCCGGGCTTGTGGCTCGGGTTCAAGCGGTGCGCGTCTGCATGAGGAGACCGCCTCATAAGCGGTCTGATGAGACAACCACTGATGTCGTGAACCGCCGATGATACTGCAATGCACCAGTGCGGTAAATGAATCGCCGGAACTTTTTGCACGGCCGCACCCTGTGGGGGCAGCGGCGCTACAACGCCGGGGCGGCGGCCCGGGCCCATGTCTGCATTTGCATACAGGAGTGGCAGGAAGCGGCCGTTTTTTGCTAGCATCGCAGACATTTCCCGGCTGCCGCAGGACTGAGGCGGCACATTTGGCCTGCCCCACCACGCCCATACGCTGTTTTTGCCTGCATGGCCACCGACAAGGAACTCTCAGACTTTCTCGCCAGCGTCGAACGCCGCGCCTTCAAGCAGGCCGTTTTCGCCGTCCGTGACGACGAAGCGGCGCTGGACATCGTGCAGGACGCCATGATCAAGCTGGCGGAAAAGTACGGCGACAAGGGCCCGACGGAATTGCCGCCGCTGTTCCAGCGCATCCTGCAGAATACGATCCACGACTGGTTCCGCCGCCAGAAGGTGCGCAACACCTGGGTGACGCTGTTCTCGAACCTGCGCGACGAGCGCGACGGCGACGACAGCGACCTGCTGGACACGCTGGAGGCCGAATCGGGCACCGAAATGGCCGAAAGCAGCGCCGACAAGGTGGAGCGCGCCCAGGTCATGGCGATCATCGAACAGGAAATCCAGCGCCTGCCCACGCGTCAACGCCAGGCTTTCCTGATGCGTTACTGGGAAGATATGGACGTGGCCGAAACGGCAGCCGTGATGGGCTGTTCGGAAGGCAGCGTCAAGACGCACTGTTCCCGTGCCACGCATACGCTGGCGCAAGCCTTGCGCGCGCGGGGGGTCCGACTATGAGCAGAAACGAACGAGAAATCCAGGAACGGCGCTTTGCACGCGAGGTCCGCGTGGCACTCGATGCCTCGGCCGACGCGTTGCCGCGCGACATCGCCGAACGGCTGGCCGCCGCGCGCCGCATGGCGCTGGCCGCGAAGAAAGCCGAAGCAACCGCTCACGTCCCGCGCCTGGCGATGCCCGGCGCACCGGGCGGGTACGGCCACGACCTCGACGACGTGGACGACACGCCGCTGCACCGCGCCGGTGCGTGGCTGCGCAAGCTGGCGCTGGTCTGGACGCTCGTCGCGCTGGTCACGGGACTGGTCGGCATCTACCACTGGCAGCAGCAGAAGCGCGTCGAGGAACTGGCCGACGTGGACGCCGCGATGCTGCTGGACGACCTGCCGCCCACGGCCTACGCCGACCAGGGCTTCCACGTGTTCCTGAAGCGCGACCGCGACAATCCCTAGCATGGCGCGCGCATCTTCCCGTACCGACGTGATCCGTCGCCGGCTGACCGCTTTCTGCGCCGCCGGCGCAACCTTTGCTGCACTTTTCTTCGGCACCGTGGCCCATGAGGCGCTCGCGCAAGGCCAGCACGATGCCGCCAGCCAGGCAGCTGCCCGGCCGATCATCAACGCCCGGCCGATGTGGAACGAGCTGTCGGCCACGCATCGCCAGATCCTGGCGCCGCTGCAGCCGCTGTGGGACACGATCCCGGAACTGAACCGCCGCAAGTGGCAGCGCATCGCCGATCTGTATCCGAAGCTCAAGCCCGAGGAACAGCAGCGGCTGCAGGAGCGCATGGCCGAGTGGGTCAAGATGACGCCCCAGCAGCGCCGCCTGGCGCGCGAGAACTACCAGATCACGCGCCAGCTGCCGCCCGAGAAGAAGGCCGAGGCGTGGGACCGCTACCAGCAACTGCCTGAAGAGCAGAAGAAAAAGCTGGCCGCCGCCGAGAAAGTCCGCCGCCCCGGCGCCGTGAGCGCCCTGCCGTCGGGCAAGCGTCCGCCGGCCGATACCAGCCGCCAGATCCATCACCCGGGCAAGCACCCGGCCAGCGCCCCGGATGCCACGCCGGCGTCCTCGCCCGCCACCCAGGCCATCGCCGGCGCCTCCGCCGCCACCCCGGCGCCGATCGCCTCCGCCCCGGCAGCCCCGCCCGCAGCCGCCGCCACACCGGCCCCCGCCACACTGTCCCCGCCCGTCACGGGCGAAGCGGCCACGGATTTCAATCCGTCGGAGACGCAGCGGTAACAGGGCGCACCCCGGCCCGATGGCCGGCGTGCCCGGTGCGGCAAACCCGGCGACCATGTGCCGGGCATTTGGCATAATGGCCGCTCCCCCGACCTGCCCCGCGCCATGTCTGCCGCCACGCCCGCCGCTTCCGATCTGTCTGCTGCCGTTCCTGCTGCCGCGCCCACGCTGCGGCGCCGCCTGCTCTGCATGTTGTACGAAGGGGTGTTGCTGTTTGGCGTGCTGATGGCGGCCAGTGCGGTGCACGTGCTGGCGCGGCCGCTGCTGCGCAAGGTCGGGCTCGATCATCCCTATGCCGACCAGGCGTGGATGTTTGTCGTGCTGGGCATCTATTTCACGTGGTTCTGGCAGCGCACCGGGCAGACGCTGGCGATGCAGACCTGGCGCATCCGGCTGGTCAACGCGGCCGGGCAACCGCCACGCTGGCCGCAGGCGGTGCTGCGCTACGTGCTGGCGTGGCTCTGGCTGCCGCCTGCCGCCGCCGTGGGTCATGCAATGGGGCTGACGCGGTGGCCGTTCCTGGGCGTGCTGGCGATCGCGCTGCTGCTCTGGATGTCGCTGGCGTGGCTGGATCCGCGCCGCCAGTTCTTGCATGACCGCCTGGCCGGCACCCGGCTGACTGACCTGCGCCCGCCGCGCCCATGAGCCTGTCGGCGGCCGCCCTGCGGCGCGTGGCCGTGGTCGTGCAGGCGTGTTCTGCCGCAGCGGTGGCGGCATGGCTGGCGCTGGCGCACGGCTGGTCATGGGGCGCCGCGCTGGCCGGTGGACTGGCTGCCGTGCTGGTCGGCTTCGGCATCAGCATCGCGATGGCCTTTGGCGCCACGCTGGCCGGGGTCGGCGTGCGGCGCCACGACCGCCCGTCTGTACCTGCCGATGTCCCCTCGCCCCGCCCACTCGGTCTCAGCGCCGCCCTGCGTGGCTTTCTTGCCGAATACCGCGCCGTGTTCCGGATGTTCAACTGGCTGCAGCCGTTCCGCTCGCGGCTGCGGTTCGCCGCGCCGGCGCAGCCGCTGGCCGATGCCCCGCCTGTCCTGCTGGTCCATGGCTACGGCTGCAACCACGCGATCTGGCTGGACATGGCGCCAGCGCTGGCGGACGCCGGCTATCGGTGCGAAGCGATCGACCTGATGCCGGTGCTGGGCGACATCGACGACTACGCGCCGCAGTTGCTGGCCCGGATGCGCGATATCCAGGCGCGCACCGGCCGCGCGCCGCTGCTGGTCTGCCACAGCATGGGCGGGCTCGCCGCGCGCGCCGCGCAGGTGCTGGCCGCCCGCGCGGCGGAGCCGCCGCCGTGCGCGGGCATCGTCACGCTTGGCAGCCCGCACCATGGCTGCGCGCTGGCGCGCTTTGGCGGCGGGCGCAATGCCCGGCAGATGCGGTGGCGCAGTCCGTGGCTGGCGGCGCTGGCCGGGCTCGAAACGCCGCAGATGCGCGCGCGCATTGTCTCGGTCTTCAGCTGGCATGACTCGATTGCCGGGCCGCCCGGCACGGCGTGCCTGGTCGGCGCGCGCCACATCGCGCTGGATGGCATCGGCCATGTCTCGCTGCTGCGCGACCCGCGCGCCGTGGCGGCCACGCTTCAGGCGCTGGCGATGCTGCGCCGGACGCCGGCAGCGGCCACGCCCGCCCCGCTGCGCTGACCCGCCGCAGTGGCGCGCAAGCTTCATGTGACATTCATGTTTCCGTCACGGCTCCGTCATGCGGCGCTGGCCCAATGCAGCCATCGCCGATACCGGGGCCGCCATGGTTCAAGCCATCCGATTTGCACGCGGACGTCTGTCGAGGGTCGCGCAGCGCCTGCGCGGCAAGCCTGACACCACGCTTTCCATGACCGCCGCGTTTGCGGCCTTCATGCCCCCGCCCGCCGATCTGTCCGCCGCCCGCCACGCGCCCCTGCGCGACGCCGCCGATGCCGGCACCCGTCCCGCCGTCCCCGCCGAACCGTCGGCGCACCGCTACCGGGCGATCTGGCTGTCCGACATCCACCTGGGCACGCCGGGCTGCCAGGCCACCTACCTGCTCGACTTCCTGAAGCACAACGATTCCGACGTGCTCTACCTGGTCGGCGACATCATCGACGGCTGGCAGCTCCGCCGCGGCTGGTACTGGCCGCAGAGCCACAACGACGTGGTGCAGAAGCTGCTGCGCAAGGCGCGCAAGGGCACCGAGGTGATCTACATCCCCGGCAACCACGACGAAGGCGCGCGCCAGTTCGACGGCCTGGCCTTCGGCGACGTGACCGTGCGCGAGGACGCCGTGCACGTGACCGCCACCGGCAAGCGGCTCTGGGTGGTGCATGGCGACCTGTTCGACGGCGTGGTCCAGCATGCGAAATGGCTGGCCTACCTGGGCGATTCGGCCTACACGATGATCCTGGCGCTGAACCGGCATTTCAACCGCATCCGCGCCCGGCTGGGCTTCGACTACTGGTCGCTGTCGCAGTACCTGAAGCACCAGGTCAAGAACGCGGTCAGCTACATCAACTCGTTCGAGCACGCCATGGTCGACGAGGCGCGCCGCCGTGGCTGCGACGGCGTGGTCTGCGGCCACATCCACAAGGCCGAGATCCGCGAGGTGGACGGCCAGCTCTACTGCAACGACGGCGACTGGGTCGAAAGCCTGTCGGCGCTGGTGGAGACGATGGAGGGCGAGCTGAAGATTGTCTACTGGACGACGCTGATCGACCCGCCCGTCCCGACCACCCGCCGGCGCCGCCGCACGGCCGAAATCGCCGCCTGACCCGACCGAGCCGGCCCCCCGGGGCGCGGCCGTCCGCGGCCCGGCCCCGCGTTGGGCCCGCCCCTTCTCCGCGCCGGCTGCCGGCCCGGACCGCCATACCACTACGGCACTGCCGCCCCAAGGAGCTTCAATGAGAGTCATGATCGTTACCGACGCATGGGAACCGCAGGTCAACGGCGTGGTACGCACGCTGAAGTCGACCCGCCGCGAGCTCGAAGCCATGGGTCACACGGTGGATCTGCTCACGCCGCTGGAATTCCGCACGGTGCCGTGCCCGACCTATCCCGAGATCCGCCTGTCGATCCTGCCGTCGGCCAAGGTACGCCGGCGCATCGACGGTTTCCGCCCGGAGGCCCTGCACATCGCCACCGAAGGCCCGCTGGGCCTGGCCGCGCGCGCCTATGCCATCCGCCATCGCCTGCCGTTCACCACGGCCTACCACACGCGGTTTCCGGAATACGTCCAGGCCCGCTTCGGCATTCCGCTGGCCTGGACCTACCGCTTCCTGCGCTGGTTCCACGGCCCGGCGCGCGCGGTGATGGCCCCGACGCCGGTCGTGCTCAAGGACCTGCAGGACTACGGCATCACGCACGGCGTGCTCTGGACGCGCGGCGTGGACCTGGACGTCTTTACCGCGCAGCGGGCCAACGTTTTAAACACCGCGCATCCGATCTTCCTGTACGTGGGCCGCGTGGCCGTGGAAAAGAACGTCGAGGCGTTCCTGCAGCTTGACCTGCCCGGCTCCAAATGGATCGTGGGCGACGGCCCGGCGCTGGCCGGGCTCAAGCAGCGCTATCCGACGGCCAACTACCTGGGCGTGCTGAAACAGCCAGATCTGGCAAAGGTGTATGCTTCGGCAGACGTTTTCGTGTTTCCGAGCAAGACCGACACGTTCGGCCTGGTCCTGCTGGAAGCGCTGGCCAGCGGCCTGCCCGTGGCGGCGTATCCGGTGACGGGTCCGATCGACGTACTGGGCGACAGCCCGGCCGGCGTGATGCACGAAGACCTGCGCGAAGCCTGCCTGGAAGCGCTGCGCATCGACCGCGCCACCGCGCGCCAGCACGCCGAGAAGTTCTCATGGCGCGCCGCTTCCGAACAGTTCCTTGCGCATCTGCGTCCGCTGCCTGGCGCGGCGGGCGGATCCGACAACCCGGCATCTACCGTCGCACCCGATCATGGCCAAGCCCCAACCCACGCTACCGCCCGATCCGTCGCTGCACCGGCCGACCGCCACCCGGGTGGCGGCTGAAGTGGAATCCGAATACTCGATCGCCAACAATCCCCACAAGGGCAACCGCGGGCTGACGCGCGCGTGGCATGCGGCCATCAATTCGCTGTCGGGGCTGCGCTACGCGGTGCTCGAAGAGAGCGCGTTCCGCCAGGAACTGACGCTGGTGGTCATCCTCACGCCGTGCGCGTTCCTGCTGCCGGTGACGATCGTGGAGCGCGTGCTGCTGCTGGGCACGCTGCTGCTGGTGCTGATCGTGGAGCTGCTCAATTCGAGCGTCGAGGCGGCGATCGACCGGATCTCACTGGAACGCCACAGCCTGTCCAAGCGCGCCAAGGACTTCGGCAGCGCCGCCGTGATGCTGGCGCTGATCCTGTGCGGCGGCACATGGATCGCCATCGGCGGCCCGCCGGTGGTGCGGTGGATCGGGGGGTGGTGGGGATAAGGGAACGGCTGGGGTGCTCCCCTCTCCCGCCGGCGGGAGAAGGGAGAAAACCTTCGGCCAAGTCAAACGTTCAGGTCTTCTCCCGTCCGGCCTGCCACTTGTCCACGCGCACGCGCGGTGCGGCGGCCAGTTGGGCGAGCAGGTCGGCGGGCGACGTCGAGACGTGGAGCATGTCGGCGTGCGCCTGCTTCAGAAAGCCCTCGCCCACGGCGTGGTTAAGGAACGCGAGCATGCCGTCGTAGAAGCCCGCCACGTTCAGCAGCCCCACGGGC
This sequence is a window from Cupriavidus pauculus. Protein-coding genes within it:
- a CDS encoding acetolactate synthase 3 catalytic subunit — protein: MNMPSAEFSHADSNSSSAREMIGAEILVNALAEEGVEYVWGYPGGAVLYIYDELHKQKKFEHILVRHEQAAVHAADGYARATGKVGVALVTSGPGVTNAVTGIATAYLDSIPMVVITGNVPTHAIGQDAFQECDTVGITRPIVKHNFLVKDVRDLAATIKKAFFIAATGRPGPVVVDIPKDVSRNACRFEYPKAVDMRSYNPVNKGHSGQIRKAVALLQGAERPYIYSGGGVVLANASDELRELAALTGHPVTNTLMGLGAFPGTHKQFVGMLGMHGTYEANMAMQNCDVLIAIGARFDDRVIGNPAHFTAQARKIIHIDIDPSSISKRVKVDIPIVGNVKDVLQELIAQIKASDVKPKREALAKWWDQIEQWRSVDCLKYDRNSEIIKPQYVVEKIWELTKGDAFVCSDVGQHQMWAAQFYKFDEPRRWINSGGLGTMGVGLPYAMGIKKAFPDKEVVTITGEGSIQMCIQELSTCLQYDTPVKICSLNNGYLGMVRQWQEIEYDNRYSHSYMTALPDFVKLAESYGHVGMRVEKTSDVEPALREAFRLKDRTVFLDFQTDPTENVWPMVQAGKGISEMLLGVEDL
- a CDS encoding RNA polymerase sigma factor — encoded protein: MATDKELSDFLASVERRAFKQAVFAVRDDEAALDIVQDAMIKLAEKYGDKGPTELPPLFQRILQNTIHDWFRRQKVRNTWVTLFSNLRDERDGDDSDLLDTLEAESGTEMAESSADKVERAQVMAIIEQEIQRLPTRQRQAFLMRYWEDMDVAETAAVMGCSEGSVKTHCSRATHTLAQALRARGVRL
- a CDS encoding DUF3619 family protein, with the translated sequence MSRNEREIQERRFAREVRVALDASADALPRDIAERLAAARRMALAAKKAEATAHVPRLAMPGAPGGYGHDLDDVDDTPLHRAGAWLRKLALVWTLVALVTGLVGIYHWQQQKRVEELADVDAAMLLDDLPPTAYADQGFHVFLKRDRDNP
- a CDS encoding DUF3106 domain-containing protein, giving the protein MARASSRTDVIRRRLTAFCAAGATFAALFFGTVAHEALAQGQHDAASQAAARPIINARPMWNELSATHRQILAPLQPLWDTIPELNRRKWQRIADLYPKLKPEEQQRLQERMAEWVKMTPQQRRLARENYQITRQLPPEKKAEAWDRYQQLPEEQKKKLAAAEKVRRPGAVSALPSGKRPPADTSRQIHHPGKHPASAPDATPASSPATQAIAGASAATPAPIASAPAAPPAAAATPAPATLSPPVTGEAATDFNPSETQR
- a CDS encoding RDD family protein; amino-acid sequence: MSAATPAASDLSAAVPAAAPTLRRRLLCMLYEGVLLFGVLMAASAVHVLARPLLRKVGLDHPYADQAWMFVVLGIYFTWFWQRTGQTLAMQTWRIRLVNAAGQPPRWPQAVLRYVLAWLWLPPAAAVGHAMGLTRWPFLGVLAIALLLWMSLAWLDPRRQFLHDRLAGTRLTDLRPPRP
- a CDS encoding esterase/lipase family protein, with translation MSLSAAALRRVAVVVQACSAAAVAAWLALAHGWSWGAALAGGLAAVLVGFGISIAMAFGATLAGVGVRRHDRPSVPADVPSPRPLGLSAALRGFLAEYRAVFRMFNWLQPFRSRLRFAAPAQPLADAPPVLLVHGYGCNHAIWLDMAPALADAGYRCEAIDLMPVLGDIDDYAPQLLARMRDIQARTGRAPLLVCHSMGGLAARAAQVLAARAAEPPPCAGIVTLGSPHHGCALARFGGGRNARQMRWRSPWLAALAGLETPQMRARIVSVFSWHDSIAGPPGTACLVGARHIALDGIGHVSLLRDPRAVAATLQALAMLRRTPAAATPAPLR
- a CDS encoding UDP-2,3-diacylglucosamine diphosphatase, yielding MVQAIRFARGRLSRVAQRLRGKPDTTLSMTAAFAAFMPPPADLSAARHAPLRDAADAGTRPAVPAEPSAHRYRAIWLSDIHLGTPGCQATYLLDFLKHNDSDVLYLVGDIIDGWQLRRGWYWPQSHNDVVQKLLRKARKGTEVIYIPGNHDEGARQFDGLAFGDVTVREDAVHVTATGKRLWVVHGDLFDGVVQHAKWLAYLGDSAYTMILALNRHFNRIRARLGFDYWSLSQYLKHQVKNAVSYINSFEHAMVDEARRRGCDGVVCGHIHKAEIREVDGQLYCNDGDWVESLSALVETMEGELKIVYWTTLIDPPVPTTRRRRRTAEIAA
- a CDS encoding glycosyltransferase family 4 protein, with protein sequence MRVMIVTDAWEPQVNGVVRTLKSTRRELEAMGHTVDLLTPLEFRTVPCPTYPEIRLSILPSAKVRRRIDGFRPEALHIATEGPLGLAARAYAIRHRLPFTTAYHTRFPEYVQARFGIPLAWTYRFLRWFHGPARAVMAPTPVVLKDLQDYGITHGVLWTRGVDLDVFTAQRANVLNTAHPIFLYVGRVAVEKNVEAFLQLDLPGSKWIVGDGPALAGLKQRYPTANYLGVLKQPDLAKVYASADVFVFPSKTDTFGLVLLEALASGLPVAAYPVTGPIDVLGDSPAGVMHEDLREACLEALRIDRATARQHAEKFSWRAASEQFLAHLRPLPGAAGGSDNPASTVAPDHGQAPTHATARSVAAPADRHPGGG
- a CDS encoding diacylglycerol kinase, whose protein sequence is MAKPQPTLPPDPSLHRPTATRVAAEVESEYSIANNPHKGNRGLTRAWHAAINSLSGLRYAVLEESAFRQELTLVVILTPCAFLLPVTIVERVLLLGTLLLVLIVELLNSSVEAAIDRISLERHSLSKRAKDFGSAAVMLALILCGGTWIAIGGPPVVRWIGGWWG